The Couchioplanes caeruleus sequence TCCGCCCGGCCGGACTGTCACCGGCGGTCGCGAACGTTAACGCTGCGCCGTCCCACAAGAATGACAAGGGCACCAGGTGCGGCATGCCGGCGGCGTCGGCCGTGGCGACCCAGGCGTCGACGTCCTCGGTCAGCCGTTCCAAGATGTCGTGCTTGCGTTGCTCGCCGCTGCGCGGTTCGGGTGTCACGTATCCTCCTCTACTGCCGAGCGCCGGCTGGCGACTCGTGCGGTGGAGGATGGCACTTCAAGTGGACTTGACGTCAACAGCCAACGGAGACGTTCGCGGCGGTCGGGGCACATGGCTATCAACTCCACCGCCGGGTATCTGCCGTTGCACTATCAGAAGATGCCGCCGGTCAAGAAGTGCAGGGCAAGCCACGCCAGGCCAGCGAGTAGGGCGAAGCGGCGTAGCTGTACCCAGCCGCTCATCTTCGGGCGGTTGCCGGGGCGGCCGATGCCGAACGAAGCCAGTTTTATAACCCTGAACAGGCGTGACCCCGATCACCCTTCGCCCGAGAACCTGGAGAACGCCAGCTCAACGAGGTTCCCGCATCAAGCGAGCGTTGCCTGCTCACCCGCAGCGCCGTGCTCGACGGTGAAAGCTACTTACCGTCGGAAATTCTATGCTGGCTGGCGACTTGGAAACCGTGGCAATTTTTCGTCTGCTAAACCAGCCGGTCCTTTGTTTTTACTGCGAAGAGGTCATACCCCCGCACCCCTTCTGCCGGCGCAAGCGAAGTGATAGAACGGCGACGCATAACGCAGTGATGGGACGGCAGAACGACTGCATTGCAGCATCGCTGCATGCCGTACGAGCAGCGCAAACGTTGCCGCTAAGCACCCTCAACGGCGCGCGTGAAACGGCAGCGAGAGGGCAGCTCTCAGCGCGCATTCCGCAATTGACCTGCGCATTTGACAAACGCTGATGGCATGGCCTAGCGGGCGCCACCACGCCGCGAAGGCACTACGTCAGTACGGCCTGATCCCGACCGTTGAGGTGGAGGACGCTCCCGAAGAGCTCCGGAAGGCTCTGGCATGGCTTGAGAAGGCTTCAGTCCCGTTGAGCGATCTGGTCAAGGCCGAAACAACCCGTGCCGCGCTCGCTGCGGTAGCCCTAAACATGGACGGCAAGGCGGCAGCGGCCACCACGTACCGACGCAAGCGCTCGGTGTTCTACAACGTTCTCCAGTACGCCGTTGAGCTGGAACTGCTGGACTTCAACCCAGTCGACAAGCTCCGCGTGACAGCCAACCGCAAGAAGGTGGTCGAGGCAGTCGACCGGCGCTCCGTCGTGAACCCTCGACAAGCCCGCGAGCTGCTGGCAGCGGTCTCCTACGTCGGCAGCCGCGGCAAGGACGGCAAGCGCGGCGAACGACTCGTGGCGTTCTTCGCCTCGTACTTCGCGGCGCTACGCCCCGGCGATGCGCTGGGCCTACGGGTCAAGAACTGCCACCTACCTCAGACGGGCTGGGGGTCGGTGACCGTTGAGCGGTCACCGCCAGCGGCCGGCAAGCGGTACACCGACAGCGGCGAAGTTCACGACGACCGGGGCCTCAAGCACCGCGGCGAGGACGACGCGCCTACCCTGCCGATTCCGCCCCAACTTGTTGTGATCCTGCGTGAGCACATCAATCGGTTCAAGGTGACCGACTATCTGCTCCGCAGCGCGAAGGGCATGCCGGTCTCCCCCTCGAGCTACGTGCGAGTGTGGAGGGAGGCGCGCCGGCTAGCGCTGACACCCGCTCAGGTGGACTCCCCGCTCGCCGCGCGTCCGTACGACCTGCGCCACGCCGGCGTGAGCCTGTGGCTCAACGCAGGCGTCAACGCCCCCGAGGTGGCCGACCGGGCGGGACACTCGGTGGACGTACTTCTCAAGGTCTACGCCAAGTGCATCGACGGCGACACCAAGATCATGAATGAGCGCGACCCGGGGTTTATGAGAGACGGCGACGGTGGCGACCGTATATGAGCGCGCCAGAGGGAGGCACGCAGCGAAGGGACCGAAATCCCCGCGGCCAGTGACCCCGTAGATTGCTGAGGACATCGTGGAACGCAGAGCCTGGCGACCAGCCGCTATAGCAGCGTCCGAAGACACCGCTATACAAACTGGTTAGGTCCAATTGGAGTTCATGGCTCCTTGTATACCACTCGGTAAGTCATGTTCTGTTTATGGATATCCTGGCCGGAGGTGCTTACGATCGAGAGCACGACGTACTTTTCCAAGTCCGTCTTTAGGCATACTAGCGTCTTAGGTTTCGCGAGAATTTCGTCGTCCCAGTCGGGAGCATCATCGCAGGCTTTCGCCGTCGGACTGGAGACCCGGGCGAACCAACCGTCCTTCAAGACTAAGTGCTCATAGAGGTGATTCCAGTAGAGCGTAAAATCCGCCCTGCCACCCTCAATCTCCGGGTCGAGGTCAACATCTTTCTCCTCCCAGATGAACACCGGCTTGCCCGGACTCCGTTGAGGCGCCGGCGCCGTCGTAGTCGGCAGCGTGCTGGGCGCTGCGGAGCTGCTTTCATTAGGAGCCGGTAGGGCGGCATCAACGCCTGCACTATCGCGTCCGTCGGCGAACGGATCGAGTAGCAACGCTGGGCTGGCTAGGGTCAGCATCGCCCCGAGCACTCCCAGAGTCACGGCGCCAACCGCGGGCCAGCCCAGCGGTCGATTCCAGCCGCGGCGGACAAGTAATAGACCCACCGCGAAGATCGCTAAGCCGCCAGCCGCGGCGAGTCCACAGCTCCACCAGGGTGGCAGTGACAGTAGATCCGGCACATCGGTCACAACACCGATGACGACGGCGGCCCAACCGAGAACAACGCTGATCGTCACACGTTGGGCGGTCGACGACTGCTCATTATGCGCCGAGGCGTTGTCGCGAACCTGCCCAGGACCCTCCTGTTGTAGTTGATCGACAGACATAGCGTCGCTCCGCTCCGACTTGAGGTCGACAATTGGACGACAATAGCGAGCGACGGGTTTCCCTTGCTGTAGTAGTTCGACTCCCGCCTACGATCCCACCAGCCGCACAGGCAAATTGCCAGGCCACAGGCGCGTGTCGGGAATGCGGGATCCTCGCGAGGATAGGCGTCAATCCCTCTTTCGGGTTACGTGGGGGTGGTCGATGACGATGAGACAGAGCGGTTTTGACGGTCGGCACTGCAACCGGCTAACCGCGGCCCGCGAGAGGGAGGTGCGGGAGACTTGAGAGAGCCTCCCGCACCATGCCGCGCGCTCAGCCGGTCAGCTTCGCCAGCTCGCGGTTCATCCGGCGCCGGCCCGACTTCGCGAGCCGCTCGGTCGCCTCCCTGTTCGCCGCGCGTTGCTCGACCTTTCTCTGCCGCCGCGGCCCGCTTCGCCACCCGCTCCCGCTCGACGTCGACCTCGCGGCTCTGCATCCGGTCCGACAGCCACTCGCTGAACACGAACAGCGCCACGATCAGCACTCCGTACACCCGCCCACCCACCGTGTCCCCGGCGAAGACGTTGCACGCCAGGCTCAACAGGCCGGCCGCCACCTGCACCCGGAACCCGAGACGCCGCGTGTCGCGGCTGAAAGCCGCGCCCCGCATGACCATCCCGATCACCGCGATCCCGTCGATCGCGGACGGGCGTCCGTCCACGCCTGCCAGCCGTGCAGGTCGAGCTTGTGGGCCGCCTCGATGACGTGAGTGAAACTCACGGCCAGGGCGCCGAAGAAGTAGAGCTTCACGATCAGCTTGGCCAACTGGTACTTGACGTTCAAGGCTGCTCCTACGCGGGAACGGAGCACGCTCAATGGGTGCTGCTGGACGCTCCCGCTTACATGAGTGCCGGGGCCTCGAACCCGCGGCGGCTGCCAGTCACTCAGACCCCCCTGCACGCCGGCTCGGCTTCCGCTCTCCTACCCGTACGTACTGGGGGTCGTCGCGGCCCTGTGGTTTCGCCTGCGATGAGGGCTGTCGCTGTGGAGTTGTGGGGGTTGGTGTCGCGCTGTAGCTGACAAAGTCCCGACCTGGCGGGCGGGGGCGGGGCAAGGCTCGCCGAAGGCGACCGCGAAGCGGCTCGGCCTTGCCCCGCCCCCGACTGTCAGGTAGCCCGAAGGGAGCTACTGCGTGGCGCCAATCCCCACAACGGGCGCCCACCGCTACCAGAGGCTGATCAACCGCAACGGTGAACGAGCCCGGAGAGGACACACCCGCACGACAGACCTCCGCCGCGAACCCACCAACCCGCGGCGGCACCCCACCGACCAGAAGCAGGTCAACCCGGGCAAACAACAGTCATCTATAAGAAATGAGGTAGGGGTGTGGGGCTTGCCCCGGCGGACAGCACTATGGCTCTCCAACCCGCGCGGGGTCGACGCCCCGGCGCCCGGCACGGCAGGCACAGGGACATCAGGCCGACACCGAGCCACCCGGCCAACCAACTACCGAGCGGCATCACGAGACAAACGGAACAGAGGGAGGAGCCTCAACAAGGCGCTTGCGGACGTCGCCGAAGACGCGCCCACTGCCGCGGGCGGAAGTACGTCGAGCATCGCGTCCAGGGCGAGCACGAGTGCGACGGTCGGTGCAAGCCGCACCAGTGCCGGCCGCTGGCGGACTCGTCCATTCGGCAGATTCACGGCATCCTCAGCGGCGCGTATAAGCGGGCGCTCCGCTGGCGATGGGTGGGCACGAATCCGATGGAGCAGGCGGAACCGCCAACCGCCGGCCGGACGGATCCGCGGCCACCGACCCCTAAGCAGGCGGCGCGGATCGCCAACGAAGCGTGGGCCGATCCCGAGTGGGGAATGCGCGACAACTGCGAAGCTGCGCGTAAAACGAGTCGAGCACCTCGCCACCGAGACGACCTACTGCCAGATCACCAAGAACTGGCCGGACGTGGTTCCGGATGTACCCCTCGTAGGTGACACGCGTCGTCGGCTCCAAGGTGATCAGCTCTAGGTACCGGTCCATGAGCTGGTTGACCGTGGCGCGAGTGCGAGGGTTCCTCTGCTCGTCGAGCTGGTTCAGCAGTCGCGTCAGCGCCTTCTGCGCGTCTCGCTTCGCGGTCGGGCCAGCGGGGATTGTTTCGGTGAGGTCGTGTCGACGCCCGCTCACCGGGTCGGTGCCGGCGTACACCTTCACCGTAGCGATCCGCTGGGCAGTTCTTCGATGCGGCCACGTTGACGCCCCGCGGCTCGGGACTGCGGTGCCATGGCACGACCGTATCCGGTTTGTGCCACGAAGCGAACCACGCGAACGGCGTCACATTGTCGATCAAGGCTGTGACCTGGGTGCCCCCGGCAGGAATCGAACCTGCGACCTGCGGTTTAGGAAACCGTTGCTCTATCCCCTGAGCTACGAGGGCGCGAGTCGTCAGCTTACCTGCCAGGGGATACCGACGCGTACCAGGGCGTACCAACCACTGCCAACGCGTGTCACCTGCCGCTGCTCCGACCCATGGAGCAGATATGGAGCACACGGATCGCCGCCTGACCGGTCCCGTGCCAACCCGTGCCAGGTAGTACCAACGGCTGCCAAGCGGTGCCAACGTCTCACCGAGCAAATACCGAGCATTGGTGAGCCGGCAGAGGGGTGGGCCAACTGAGCCCTTCTCCGCTGCTGGAATCCGATCCCGGTCGCGGCCGGGTGACGGTTGTCAAGGAGGTGAAGCCTGATTGCAGGACCACCCATCGACGTGACGGACAACCACGAACAAGCTGGTCACCGAAGCCTCGACACCATGAACGTCGAACGCCGCTGCCGGCACAAAGACAAGCACCTCACCTGGGTCACGGCCCACGTCACGGACCTTCCAGGACGAAGCGGAAGCGGGCTGTGTCGCCAGCTAGGTCGAGGTCATCACCGCTCACCGTACGACCAACGCCGATCCTGCGCTGTACCCAAGTTCGAGCTAAGGATTAAAAGTCCTCAGCTCTGCCATGAGCTACAGAGGTTGAATAGCTGAGGTTCGTCGGCGTGGCGGCGTGATAGATCTCGATGGGTTCGGTAGGCCGAAGGGATGAGGTATCCGGCTGGTGGTGGCATGAACGCGGCAGCCCGGGTCCGGCGTGAGAAGGTTCGGATCCAGGCTGCGGCCATGTTCGCCGAATCCCAAACGACCGCGCAGATTGCGTCTGAGCTGCGAGTTTCCGAGAAATCAGTACGCCAGTGGCGTCGACGGTGGACGGCCGGCGGGACGGCGGCTCTGGCGTCGGCCGGCCCTGGCGGCTCGGACTGCAAACTCTCCGGCGACCAGCAGAAACAGTTGATCGAGATGCTCGATGACGGCCCGGTCGTGCACGGCTGGGACGACGCCCGCTGGACCCTCGCCAGGGTCGCGGAGCTGATCGAGCGTCGCTTCGAGATCACCTACACGCTGCGCGGAGTGTCGTATCTGCTGCACCGCATCGGCTACAGCCAGCAGGTTCCCACTCGTCGGGCGATCGAACGCGACCCTCAGGCGATCGCTACGTGGCATCGCCGGCGGTGGCCGTCGGTAAGAGGTTAGCGGCGGCTCAGGGCGCGGGGATCTGTTTCCAGGACGAGGCGGGCCAGGTGATGCGGCCGCCGGTGGCCAAGACCTGGGCCCGGCGCGGGCACACTCCCGTGGTCGAGGTCTCCGGCAAGGGCTCCGGGCGGGTCTCGATTGCCGGGCTGGTCTGCCTCAAGCCCGGACACCGCGGCCGGTTGATGTGGCGCACGAGGCTGCACCGAAACCGCAAAGGTGAGCGTGGCAGTTTCAGCGAGGACGACTACATCGCCTTCCTCGATCAGGCCCACCAACGCTTGCGGGCACCGATCGTGCTGATCTGGGACAACCTGAACACCCACGTCAGCGTCCGGATGCGGGAACTGATCACGGCCCGGAGGTGGCTGACCGTGATCCGGTTACCCGCCTACGCCCCGGACCTCAACCCGGCCGAGGGCGTCTGGCGGTGGATGAAACGCGGCCTGACCAACACCGCCGCCCGCGGCGTCGACCACCTCGCCGACCTCGTCAAACGTCGGCTACGCGCCTGCCAGCAACAAACCGATCTCCTCGCTGGCTTCTTCGCCGGCACCGGCATGACCCTCGACCCCGAGCCACCGTGACGACTCGAACCTCAGCCTTTCAACCTCTGTAGCGGGACGACCGCGTAAGCGGCATATCGGATGTGGCTTCCGGTGGGGTCCGGTGGGGTCCGCCCTGGTCCGGGCGCTGCGACGGCTACAGAAGCCGTGTTTCCGCTGCTCGTCCGGCTGGGTCCGGCTACGTCCGGTGGGGGTACGGAACATCCGAGCGACCACGGAGCGACCGGCGGTCCGGCGAATGAGGCGACTGTGCACCTGCCAGCCACGAACACAGCTCAATTGCCATAGTCAACTACGACGTACTCGTTGAACGCCACGTGCAACATCACAGAGCCGGCGACGCCGACTAGGTTTTGAACGATGGTAGGACCGAAGCTTGATCAAAGCTGCTGTCGCGGCCGTGGCCGAACCGGGTGCACGAGCTGCAGGTGCAACATATCTTTCGGATCCTCGGCAAGGTCGTGTGCGTCCCGTGGATCCGCTGGCCCACCGCGAGCGGTCGAGTGGTCGAAGAGCAACACTTGCGAACCCGCGAGGAGAGATGATGTCGCAGGTGAGAGTGCTGTTCGACGATGAGGTGCCGGTCCATTACGGGTTCATCTGGGTGTCCGCCTCGGAAGAGGACCTGCCAGATCTGATGGAGACCCGGGCGGGTCAACGCAACGGGCTCTGCGGCGCGGCCGTGCCGGGCGTGTTGTCGCTGGTGACCGGGCTGCACACCGGCCGGGTGCCGTTGACGGTGCAGTGGCACGACACCGCCCCGAAACTCGACCCAGTCTGGGAAGACGTGGTGGAGGTGTCCTTCACCGCCGAGCAGTGCGACCTGGGGCTCTCCTCATTTCAGGACGGCTTCGACCTGACCCTGCCCGCGGCGGGCAGCCTGCGGGCGCGGTTCTGCGGGACCGGCATGGATGCCGCCCACGAGCAGGACACCTTGATGGGCGAGCCCACGATCGACCGGTACCTGCTAGCCCTATGGCCCGCCGCACCGGCTCCCGACGAGGTCGTGCGTCAGACCAGCGCGATCGCGGCGTACTGGCATCAGTCGGCGCAGGACCTGCCACTACCCACTGCCGAGGAACGCGGCGCTCAAGCCTCAGTTGAAGCCGAGCAGTAGCGCCCCGCCGACGAGCAGATCCTCGCCGAGCACGAGAAGCACGAGTGGGGTGGACGCCCGCCAAGTCCTCGGCTGCGGCAGCTCGGCGGCAACTTGCTGGGGGTAGCGCAGTCTCAGCGGGACCTGCTCGACATGTTCGAAGCCCTCGGCCCGCACACCCAACGCGCTGCCGCCCGGTGGCTTACCGGGAGCCTCACCTCGTCCCGCAACCCACCCCAGGACCGCCGTTCAGCTGGGCGAAGTCAGTTGGAAAACGCTCACTATTCTGGAACTGCGCCTCCGCGTCGGCCGGCAAGACACCCTTCTTGGGATTGTACGGGTTCGGTCCACCATGTGGATCATGGTGTCCAGGGTTCTCATAGCCGGGGATACAACCGCCCGGCCCTGTGTTGCGCATCAGGACCGGCGTATTGCCTGCGAGCACATAGTATGCGTGGAGGCACTACGGAGGCTGGTGCGTGCGCATGGATGGATCATGCCAAAGACCAGGTGTTTCGTATGGCTTCGGCGCGTCACGTATCGACAGGCAGAGATGTTGACCGCAACGCTGACCGCAACCTTGGCGGAACGCTCCCGGCGAGCCGCCCTCACACGTCGACGGTCATCATTGCCAGCCGATCCTCGCAAGGCCGACCCTTTCGCCCGCGCGGACCCGACTCACCACGGACCGGCACAAGGCCACGACGATCGCTGAGCAGCTGAGCGCCGTAGCCGGTTCCGGCGATCGACGCCGCACCGCTACGCGGTACGCCACCAGATGACCACACACCGCAAGGCGGCCGGCAGCATGGCCGACATTCCATTGAGATATGTACATCTAATGCGAGCGTATGACATCAACCCTGACCGCAACCCAGTCGACCACCCACGCCCGGCAATGCGCCGCGGAAACGCTTTCTTGCGGAGCGTAACGGCGCCGCAGTTTCCGACTGGAAGAGTCCGAGCTATATTCACGCCCCCCCCCGAACTGATTCACATGCCGAAATCTATAAAGGAAGCCATAAGCCAGGGGGAGTCTAGCGCCTCCGGATCGACTCCGGCTTCACGCAAGCTATCTCCGGGCAGAGGCTTGCGCTTGCGAATCTAATTTTTGGACACGGTAGAAATTCCGCCTAGAGCGAGCGCGAAGACGTTTGCTAGAGCCTCTCTCACATCCGGATCTCTATCTATACGCGCCAACGATCCAAACCTCACCGGAGAAATGTCGATAGTCGCAACTCCACCGCGACCATCCCCGCTCGCCACAGAGAAAAGGACAGCGCATCGGTAAGCACGTATCTGACCGCCTCTCGCCTCCCGCATCAGAGGCGACACCAGAACACTTCCTTCCTCCACCTGGGCACGAAGGGCTTCGAGCGACGTCCACCTGGTGGCGAAGCCGCTGTCCTCCGCGTCCCGTTGGATTTCCAGCAATGACTCAAAGCTGACTTGGCATACACGAAAATCCGGGTCTTGTTGTCTAACTATGGACATCAGACTTACGAATCCTCTCGTTCACAAGCTTCGACGATGCCCTCCGGAAGAGGATTCCACGGACGGGGCCAGATAGCTCTACTCCGGTTTAGTCACACGAGCATGGGTGACGTTGAATTGTAATCGGCGCGTTGGGGTCGAGGCGGCCATCTTTCACACGGTTGACCACCTCATCCACCCGGTGATGTCCGCCAAGAATGCGCCCGTCTCGCGACACTAGGATCCCGTCACCATGTTCAGCTTTGTTAATTCCGCCCAGAAGATCGTCATTGTCGAGCATTTCGTGATACCACTGTGAAGCGGGGTCGCGAGTCGACTGGCCGGGAGTATACCTACCTTCAAGGTCCCCTGCCTTAATCGTTTCGCCGCAGTTGTGCACCAGGACCGGTGTTGTGCCGGCGAGCACATAGTACGTGTGGAGGTGCTACGGCGGTCGAGGCAAGCGCATGGATGCGATCATGCCAGAGACCAGGTGTTTCTTGCGGTCCCAATTCCCAGCGCATCGACAGTTAAGGATCTTGACCGCAACGCTGACCGCAACCTGGGTGGAACGTTTACGCAAAGCACGAGCTTGCATCGATGGCAGTCGTGTTCTGGTAGACGGGCTGGGCTGCGATTGGTGACGCCAGGGTGCCCGGACCGAGCGGCCGTTAACCCCTTCGTCCGAAGGCCCACATGCGTGCGACGCGGCGTCTGCGCTAGGAAGGTTGGGTGTGCTCTGTCCGTGAGGCACCGTGGCGAAACAGCGTCGCCGTTGTTCCCCGTCACCTGCGATTTGCTTCGGCCCAATCAGCTCGAACGGTGAACGGGCGGCGGATCGCGGGAGGCGGCGCGTGGCTGCGGCTCACTCACTGGTGGTGGGTAGAGGGTCGGACGTCGCTCGGCTTCTTACAGGAACGTGAACGTGTCATGAGACGGACAACAAGTGAGCCGGCTTCGGACCCCTGACGATTGTGGGCGTAACGCGATGCGCCCCGCCGTGGCGGAAGCCGACCGGCGGGGCGCATGAGAAATTCTTAGTGCCCGTCTGGAAACCGTTTCAGGGTCGGTGATGGCGTGCCAGGCGGCGGCTCATGATGATGATCATTGACCATTGCACGATCGCGGCGTGATGTTCGGGTAGGCGTTCGTAGTCACGTACGGTGCGTCGGCATCGGCTGATCCAGGACAGAGTCCGTTCCACCACCCAGCGCCGGGGTAGAACGTGGAAGCCGAACTGTCCGGCGAATTTCGCGACGATCGTGACGGTGACGCCGAGTGCGGCGGCGAAGTCGACCAGCGTGCCGCTGTAGCCACTGTCGGCCCAGGTCATCGTCACCTTTCGGCAGACGGTGTGTACGGCCCAGAGCAGGACGCGGCCGGCTTGGCGGTCCTGCACCGAGGCGGCGCTGACCGCGACGACGAGCAGCAGCCCGATGGTGTCCACGGCGATGTGGCGTTTACGGCCGTTGACCCTCTTGCCGGCGTCGTAGCCGCGGCTGGCCCGGGCGACGGTCTCGGCCGCGCGCACCGACTGTGAGTCGATGATGGCTGCGCTCGGCTCGGGTTCGCGGCCGGCTGCGGTGCGGACCTGGTCGCGCAGGGTGTTGTGCAGGCGGTTGACGGTGCCGTCGGTGCTCCAGCGGGCGTGGTAGTCGTAGACGGTCTGCCAGGGCGGGAAATCGGCGGGTAAGGCCCGCCAGACGCAGCCGTTGTGGGCGAGGTAGCGGATCGCGTCGACGATGTCGCGGCGTGAATGCACCGGCCGGCGCCCGCCGCGACGGCTCGGCTGTCCAGCCGGGATCAGCGGGGCGATGACCTGCCATTCCGCGTCGCTGGTGTCCGACGGATAAAGACGGGCACGGTTGCTTGGCAGGTGATCGGCGGACACGACAGAGGCGGTGGATGC is a genomic window containing:
- a CDS encoding tyrosine-type recombinase/integrase, with translation MEDAPEELRKALAWLEKASVPLSDLVKAETTRAALAAVALNMDGKAAAATTYRRKRSVFYNVLQYAVELELLDFNPVDKLRVTANRKKVVEAVDRRSVVNPRQARELLAAVSYVGSRGKDGKRGERLVAFFASYFAALRPGDALGLRVKNCHLPQTGWGSVTVERSPPAAGKRYTDSGEVHDDRGLKHRGEDDAPTLPIPPQLVVILREHINRFKVTDYLLRSAKGMPVSPSSYVRVWREARRLALTPAQVDSPLAARPYDLRHAGVSLWLNAGVNAPEVADRAGHSVDVLLKVYAKCIDGDTKIMNERDPGFMRDGDGGDRI
- a CDS encoding N-terminal phage integrase SAM-like domain-containing protein, which translates into the protein MDRYLELITLEPTTRVTYEGYIRNHVRPVLGDLAVGRLGGEVLDSFYAQLRSCRAFPTRDRPTLRWRSAPPA
- a CDS encoding winged helix-turn-helix domain-containing protein is translated as MNAAARVRREKVRIQAAAMFAESQTTAQIASELRVSEKSVRQWRRRWTAGGTAALASAGPGGSDCKLSGDQQKQLIEMLDDGPVVHGWDDARWTLARVAELIERRFEITYTLRGVSYLLHRIGYSQQVPTRRAIERDPQAIATWHRRRWPSVRG
- a CDS encoding transposase, producing MASPAVAVGKRLAAAQGAGICFQDEAGQVMRPPVAKTWARRGHTPVVEVSGKGSGRVSIAGLVCLKPGHRGRLMWRTRLHRNRKGERGSFSEDDYIAFLDQAHQRLRAPIVLIWDNLNTHVSVRMRELITARRWLTVIRLPAYAPDLNPAEGVWRWMKRGLTNTAARGVDHLADLVKRRLRACQQQTDLLAGFFAGTGMTLDPEPP
- a CDS encoding IS5 family transposase, with protein sequence MTFYLVGGAGASTASVVSADHLPSNRARLYPSDTSDAEWQVIAPLIPAGQPSRRGGRRPVHSRRDIVDAIRYLAHNGCVWRALPADFPPWQTVYDYHARWSTDGTVNRLHNTLRDQVRTAAGREPEPSAAIIDSQSVRAAETVARASRGYDAGKRVNGRKRHIAVDTIGLLLVVAVSAASVQDRQAGRVLLWAVHTVCRKVTMTWADSGYSGTLVDFAAALGVTVTIVAKFAGQFGFHVLPRRWVVERTLSWISRCRRTVRDYERLPEHHAAIVQWSMIIIMSRRLARHHRP